A window of the Butyricimonas faecalis genome harbors these coding sequences:
- a CDS encoding peptidylprolyl isomerase, with product MYRAEIHTEKGVMKVLFFEKDAPNTVANFVKLAREGFYDGLTFHRVIPDFVIQGGCPKGDGTGGPGYTIKCELNGDNQYHDRGVLSMAHAGRDTGGSQFFICHNRRNTAHLDRRHTCFGQVYEGLEVIDAIRQGDKIIKIVITEENE from the coding sequence GTACAGAGCAGAAATACACACCGAGAAAGGTGTCATGAAGGTTCTTTTTTTTGAAAAAGACGCGCCGAATACCGTTGCCAACTTTGTAAAACTCGCCCGCGAAGGCTTTTATGACGGATTGACGTTCCACCGGGTTATCCCGGATTTCGTGATCCAGGGCGGTTGTCCCAAAGGCGACGGGACCGGGGGACCGGGTTACACCATCAAATGTGAATTAAACGGGGATAACCAGTATCATGACCGGGGAGTGCTATCCATGGCTCATGCCGGGCGGGATACCGGAGGATCGCAATTCTTTATTTGTCATAACCGTAGAAACACGGCTCACCTGGACAGACGCCACACGTGTTTCGGACAGGTTTACGAGGGATTGGAAGTCATTGATGCCATCCGTCAGGGAGACAAAATAATCAAAATTGTCATCACGGAGGAAAATGAATAA
- a CDS encoding bifunctional enoyl-CoA hydratase/phosphate acetyltransferase — translation MAIQKIDDIYELLKGNTQKKRLVVAYANDSHSIEAVNKAVEMGLVEATLCGDENEIKKVCAEHGFDISRFKIVHEPVDTKAAAKAVQMVRDKEADFIMKGLVSTDKYMRAILNKDCGLLPPKATLSHVVVMECPNYHKLLVFSDAAIIPAPDFSQKMAIVKYVTQIANALGVQRPKVAMISATEQVLPKVESTTDAAILAKMGERGQLGNIDIDGPLALDVAIDKEAAEIKKIKSPVAGDADCLVFPNIESGNVFYKTNTKLANARQGAILVGATAPSVLSSRGDSVDAKLNSIALAALFAK, via the coding sequence ATGGCAATACAGAAAATTGATGACATCTACGAGTTATTGAAGGGAAATACCCAAAAAAAGCGTTTGGTTGTAGCTTATGCTAACGATAGTCACTCTATTGAAGCTGTAAACAAAGCAGTTGAAATGGGACTTGTTGAAGCAACCTTATGCGGTGACGAGAACGAAATCAAAAAAGTGTGCGCTGAGCATGGTTTTGATATCTCCCGTTTTAAAATTGTACACGAGCCGGTGGATACCAAAGCAGCTGCCAAAGCCGTACAAATGGTACGTGACAAGGAAGCTGACTTTATCATGAAAGGTTTGGTTAGTACCGACAAATATATGCGTGCCATCTTGAATAAAGATTGCGGTTTGTTGCCCCCGAAAGCCACCTTATCTCACGTGGTTGTGATGGAGTGCCCGAATTACCACAAATTGTTGGTGTTCAGTGATGCCGCTATCATTCCGGCTCCGGATTTCAGCCAGAAAATGGCTATCGTGAAATACGTTACCCAGATTGCCAACGCTCTCGGTGTGCAACGCCCGAAAGTGGCCATGATTTCTGCCACGGAACAAGTACTTCCGAAGGTGGAATCTACCACGGATGCCGCTATTCTTGCCAAGATGGGAGAGAGAGGCCAGTTAGGTAATATCGACATCGACGGACCGTTGGCTCTTGACGTGGCTATCGATAAGGAAGCTGCCGAGATCAAGAAAATCAAATCTCCGGTAGCGGGAGATGCCGACTGCTTGGTATTCCCGAACATCGAATCCGGTAACGTGTTCTACAAAACGAACACGAAGTTGGCTAACGCTCGTCAAGGTGCCATCCTTGTGGGTGCAACTGCCCCGAGCGTGCTCTCTTCCAGGGGTGACAGCGTGGACGCGAAATTGAATTCTATCGCGCTGGCTGCTCTTTTTGCAAAGTAA
- a CDS encoding MFS transporter, with product MPIIVLFYKECGLDLADIFILKSIYSIAMVSLEIPTGYLADVWGRRNCLIAGCIFCFLGFSNYSISDTFTAFFLSEVLLGFGQSLVSGADSALLYDTMLHYKKEDEYLKYEGRVTMIGNFSEAFAGIFSGLLAVYSLRLPFYVQSGIAFIGIPAAIALTEHAAKTRIKNSFANIVQIIRYSLFTNKELCYNIMFSGIIGAATLTMAWFVQPLLIELDTPTTWFGIIWTILNLTVGISALYSDKLDQRLGSMKMYTLILFFITGGYIAVAFNVSYIGLVCLFFFYIVRGFATPILKGYINQITFSEMRATVLSIRNFVIRLMFAAMAPLVGWLHDLYSLSIALQATAVIIFVPGLLFLILQYRYKPKEPSV from the coding sequence ATGCCTATCATTGTGCTATTTTACAAGGAATGCGGGCTGGATTTGGCGGATATATTCATCTTGAAGAGCATTTACTCCATCGCCATGGTGTCGCTGGAGATACCGACGGGTTATCTGGCCGACGTGTGGGGACGCAGGAATTGCTTGATCGCGGGGTGCATATTCTGCTTCCTGGGATTCTCCAACTATTCGATCTCCGACACGTTCACGGCATTTTTTCTCTCGGAGGTGTTGCTTGGATTCGGTCAAAGTTTGGTATCCGGGGCCGATTCCGCCCTACTCTACGACACCATGCTACATTACAAAAAAGAGGATGAGTACCTGAAATACGAGGGAAGAGTCACCATGATCGGGAATTTTTCGGAGGCTTTTGCCGGGATATTCAGCGGCCTACTGGCTGTTTACTCCCTCCGGCTCCCGTTTTACGTGCAAAGCGGGATCGCGTTCATCGGGATTCCGGCCGCCATTGCCTTAACCGAACACGCTGCGAAAACCAGGATAAAAAACTCTTTTGCCAATATCGTACAGATTATTCGATACTCGCTTTTCACGAACAAGGAGTTGTGTTATAACATCATGTTCTCCGGTATCATCGGGGCAGCCACGCTCACGATGGCTTGGTTTGTTCAACCTCTCTTGATAGAACTGGATACTCCGACCACTTGGTTTGGGATCATCTGGACCATTCTAAATCTCACCGTCGGGATCTCGGCCCTTTACTCGGACAAACTGGACCAACGCCTGGGGAGCATGAAGATGTACACGTTAATCTTGTTCTTTATCACGGGGGGATATATTGCCGTGGCCTTTAACGTTTCGTATATCGGTTTGGTATGCCTATTCTTTTTTTATATCGTGCGGGGTTTTGCCACTCCGATATTAAAAGGATATATCAATCAAATCACCTTTTCCGAAATGCGGGCTACCGTGTTGTCCATCCGTAACTTTGTCATCCGGCTCATGTTCGCGGCCATGGCACCGCTTGTCGGTTGGTTACACGACTTGTATTCTCTTTCTATCGCCCTGCAAGCCACGGCCGTTATTATTTTCGTACCCGGGTTGCTCTTCTTGATCCTGCAATATCGCTACAAGCCGAAAGAACCTTCCGTGTAA
- a CDS encoding adenylate kinase: protein MLNIALFGPPGAGKGTQAKKIVEKYNLAHLSTGEMIRKEIAEGTDFGKMAAGIINKGELLSDEFVVALIKNSIEHHKDVDGFLFDGFPRTVRQAEILDEMLAKTGHPLSALVSIDVPHDELMRRMLERAKIEGRADDNEEVIENRFREYRAKTLPVADHYKVQKKHFSVNGHGTVEDVFQAITKILEDIR from the coding sequence ATGCTGAATATTGCATTGTTTGGCCCTCCAGGAGCCGGGAAAGGTACTCAGGCGAAAAAGATTGTTGAAAAATACAATCTGGCGCATCTGTCAACAGGGGAGATGATTCGTAAAGAGATAGCCGAAGGAACGGATTTTGGTAAAATGGCTGCCGGAATTATTAATAAAGGCGAGTTATTATCTGACGAGTTTGTGGTTGCATTAATCAAAAATAGCATCGAACATCACAAAGACGTGGATGGTTTTTTGTTTGACGGGTTCCCCAGAACGGTAAGACAAGCCGAAATTCTTGACGAGATGCTGGCTAAAACGGGACATCCGTTGAGCGCGTTGGTGAGTATTGATGTCCCTCACGACGAATTAATGCGCCGTATGTTGGAGCGTGCTAAGATTGAAGGACGTGCCGATGACAACGAGGAGGTGATTGAAAATCGTTTCCGCGAATATAGGGCCAAGACACTGCCCGTGGCTGATCATTACAAGGTTCAGAAAAAACATTTTTCTGTGAATGGACATGGTACCGTGGAAGACGTATTTCAGGCTATAACCAAAATACTCGAAGACATAAGGTAA